In Paenibacillus protaetiae, the genomic stretch GGGCGCTTTGTACAGGCAGCGGCCGGAACAGCCGCCGCCTTACAGATTCAAATCCGGGCGTTTGCCGGTCACAAGATAAACAACGCTTTCGCCAATATTGGTCGCATGGTCGGCAATCCGCTCAATAGAGCGGCCAACAAACAGCAGATGGATCGATTGGGAAATGCTTGCAGGCGTTTCCGTCATCAATGCAACAAGCTCGATTAAAATTTGCTTGTAAAGCGCATCAATTGTATCGTCTTCCTTTGCCATTTTGTACGCGAGGCCGATATCTTCGCGGATGTACGACTGAATCGACTCGTATATCATCGTTTGGCAAATTTCCGCCATGCGGGGCAGATCAATCAGCGGTTTGATCAGCCGCTCGCCTTGGATGCGGATAACCGCTTTGGCGATGTCCACGGACAAATCGCCCATCCGCTCAAGATCGCTTGCCATTTTGAACGCTATCAGAATCCGGCGCAAATCTTTGGCTACCGGCTGCTGAGTCGCAATAATTTTAGCGCCAACCTGGGAAATGCGCTCTTCGATCTGATTGAGCTCCATATCTTTTTTAATAATCGTTTCGGCACTGGCCTTATCGAGCATTTGCAGCGCCTTCATCGATTCGCCAAGCACGTTCTCGACGCGCTCGCCCATCTCCACCAGCATCTGCTTCAGCTGCTCCAAGCCTTCGTCCAGTTCTTTTCTAATTACCATGCCCCTTCACTCCCTTTACCCGGTTATGCCGGTATAGATCTGTTGTTTGAGCGTGTTGCCGGTTCTTGTCAGCCAAATCTGCCCGTAATATACTGCTCGGTTCTGGAATCTACCGGATTCGAGAACAGCTCTTCCGTCTGGCCCGCTTCCACAACCTCGCCGTTTAAGAAGAAGACGGTTTGATCGGACACACGAGCCGCCTGGTGCATGTTGTGCGTGACCATCACAATTGTATATTTCTCCTTCAGCTCTTGAACCAGTTCTTCAATCTTCAGGGTGGAGATTGGATCAAGCGCGGAAGTCGATTCGTCCATCAGCAGCACTTCGGGCTGCACGGCAAGCGCTCTTGCAATGCAAAGCCGCTGCTGCTGGCCGCCCGAGAGCCCCATAGCAGACTTATGCAGCAGGTCCTTCACTTCATTCCATAAAGATGCGCCGATCAAGCTTTGTTCGACAAGCTCGTCTAACCTTTTTTTATCTTTGATTTTATGAAGGCGCGGTCCGTAAGCGACATTATCATAGATAGAGCTGAGAAACGGATTAGGCTGCTGGAACACCATGCCTACCCGTTTGCGGAGCGTTTCCACCTGCATTTGAGGCGAATACACATCTTCGCCGGAAATTTGAAGCGAACCTTCGATCCGGACACCTGGAATAAAATCATTCATCCGGTTGATCGTGCGCAGAAACGTTGATTTGCCGCAGCCGGACGGGCCGATAAGCGCCGTGACAGCATGCTCCGGAATTTCGAGATTCAGCTTTTTCAGCGCGTGAAAATCGCTGTAATACAGCTGGAGATCGGTTACGCTAATTTTGGTTGGCATTGTTTGTTGTCCTCCTTTCCTTAGCCGAATCGGCCGGAAATGTAATCATCGGTCGCCTTTTCTTTCGGCTCGGTAAATATTTTTTGCGTATCGTCATGCTCAATCAGCTTGCCCATATAGAAAAAGGCTGTTTTATCCGAAATACGCGCTGCCTGATGCATGTTATGCGTCACGATGACGATGCAGTAATCACGCTTCAGCTCCGAAATCAGTTCCTCAATTTTGGATGTGGATACCGGATCAAGCGCCGAAGCCGGTTCGTCCATCAAAATGATGCGGGGCTGAACGGCAATCGAACGCGCGATGCAAAGCCGCTGCTGCTGACCGCCGGAAAGCGCCAGCGCGGACTGCTTCAGCCGGTCTTTCGTTTCGTCCCACAACGCTGCTTTACGCAGGCTTTGCTCCACAATTTCGTCCAGCTTCTTTTTATTTTTTATGCCATGATAACGCGGTCCAAACGCGATATTTTCATAGATCGATTTGTGGAACGGGTTAGGCCTTTGCCATACCATTCCGATTTGCTGGCGGAGCAGCACAACGTCTACTCCCGGCTCCAGTATATTGCGGTCCCCGATCCAAGCTTCCCCTTGAATCCGGGCGTCGGCAATGAGATCGTTCATCCGGTTCAGGCTGCGCAGAAACGTTGATTTGCCGCAGCCGGACGGGCCGATAAGCGCTGTTACCTGTTTTTCTTCAAAATCAAGCGAAACCGATTTAACGGCTTCTTTTTCGCCATAAAATACACTTAAGTTTTTAACCGATAATGCCAGATCCCCCATGTCGGTCCAGCTCCTTTCTACTTCGACGCCGTCATTTTGCGGTATAACAGGCGGCCTATAAACCGTGCAGCAAGGTTGAACAACAATACAACAATAATCAGCACCGCCGAAGCGCCTGCGGCAATATCTTTCGTATCCGGCGCAATGCCTTCACTGTTTACTTTCCAAATATGGACAGCCAGCGTTTCGGCCGGCCGCATCGGGTTCAGCGGCGAGAACGGGCTGAGCGGGTTCCAGTCATGGAAGTCCAGGCGCGGCGAGCTCATACCCGCCGTAAACAGCAGCGCAGCCGCTTCGCCAAATACGCGGCCCGAAGCCAGGATGGTGC encodes the following:
- the pstB gene encoding phosphate ABC transporter ATP-binding protein PstB; this translates as MGDLALSVKNLSVFYGEKEAVKSVSLDFEEKQVTALIGPSGCGKSTFLRSLNRMNDLIADARIQGEAWIGDRNILEPGVDVVLLRQQIGMVWQRPNPFHKSIYENIAFGPRYHGIKNKKKLDEIVEQSLRKAALWDETKDRLKQSALALSGGQQQRLCIARSIAVQPRIILMDEPASALDPVSTSKIEELISELKRDYCIVIVTHNMHQAARISDKTAFFYMGKLIEHDDTQKIFTEPKEKATDDYISGRFG
- the pstB gene encoding phosphate ABC transporter ATP-binding protein PstB, which produces MPTKISVTDLQLYYSDFHALKKLNLEIPEHAVTALIGPSGCGKSTFLRTINRMNDFIPGVRIEGSLQISGEDVYSPQMQVETLRKRVGMVFQQPNPFLSSIYDNVAYGPRLHKIKDKKRLDELVEQSLIGASLWNEVKDLLHKSAMGLSGGQQQRLCIARALAVQPEVLLMDESTSALDPISTLKIEELVQELKEKYTIVMVTHNMHQAARVSDQTVFFLNGEVVEAGQTEELFSNPVDSRTEQYITGRFG
- the phoU gene encoding phosphate signaling complex protein PhoU — encoded protein: MVIRKELDEGLEQLKQMLVEMGERVENVLGESMKALQMLDKASAETIIKKDMELNQIEERISQVGAKIIATQQPVAKDLRRILIAFKMASDLERMGDLSVDIAKAVIRIQGERLIKPLIDLPRMAEICQTMIYESIQSYIREDIGLAYKMAKEDDTIDALYKQILIELVALMTETPASISQSIHLLFVGRSIERIADHATNIGESVVYLVTGKRPDLNL